A single genomic interval of Lathyrus oleraceus cultivar Zhongwan6 chromosome 7, CAAS_Psat_ZW6_1.0, whole genome shotgun sequence harbors:
- the LOC127102285 gene encoding uncharacterized protein LOC127102285, giving the protein MAGEQHSDHGRPLVNYNMDDGPPSHEADVRDGHPSTPSPEPQNNGDASHAHNLGAETFHPIPVPVEGDAVMIAMVNALNQAGSMLHQQHERIMALEAERQEARPQPVSRIQQRSEPTKKRGRRSPEPYASRARARRDGGRARTSPRRGHSPDNNELSPLRSDEEDLHCPLSRAIMEALLPKGMEKPPNLAVYDGTTDPDDHVDNVNAMLDYRNDITGHLKCRLFSTTLRKGAMAWYKSLAPESITSWRVMRSMFTRHFTASRRHPKTEATLEAIVQKKNETLRSYIERFNQEAVEVDTTEHMKKYLLERGLLPGSELSRAVGIEPPRTLNELLHKAQAYIRYEEKQVAHNARSGRNAGETEHSKREDTSISRRNGDKRREERPRELREGRGPAGRYSEYTLLTAPRERILAECINSEFKQGRVRFPKPSAPKPHTDKSKYCRFHRSHGHVTEDCVHLKDAIEILIQEGHLKQYTRKNEAPRHDEPEKKRPRENTPPDNSPYQVALCVSRPEDFFLPEPLPEGKITALSPWEDFPTTLVISGGGTNGESATLSVKRKFDELLLTAPEQKATLTKYRGKSNPISFFLEELPGGSPNSAIPLLIRAKMARFDVRRILVDEGSSVDIMYVHLFKTLKLDKTNLAPYVGSDLQGFNGATTRPWGYVELLVTFGEQETAREVKIQFLVVDCPSLYNCIFGRPTLAELTAVPSTVHLKMKYYTKLGRVVTIHGDIEAARRCYDAAVKGQAVVSTKSNCNNKKLKTEDLARGVNAIDLDCRIGLDETEEGRFPKERSLKHPVRPIPDGEFELIPLGDDPERTVKIGKGLPEETREELVACLKENSDLFAWNAAEMPGLDPEIACHKLAVDRAAKPIAQRRRKQSPEKAEAAERAVKDLLEANFISEAQYTTWLSNVVLVKKNNGKWRMCVDYTDLNRACPKDAFPLPNIDSLVDNSAGFKLLSFMDAYSGYNQIPMSPADKKHTAFMTPTGNYYYNVMPFGLKNAGATYQRMMNKVFKDEIGDMLEVYMDDMIVKSHEEITHARHLTKVFEQARRCKMRFNPEKCTFGVRAGKFLGFYLTERGIEANPDKCRAFSEFPTPKTKKSIQSLNGVLASLSRFIAKSAQHALPFFRLLRKEATFDWTDECEQALLHLKKVLSQPPVLSRPSEKETLYLYLSVATEAVSAVLIRETDEGQKPIYFTSKALQGPELRYQQIEKVALALINTARRLRYYFLAHTIKVRTDQPIKQLLGRPDMAGRMLKWSLELSEFDIQYEGRKALKAQALADFVAEMTHCPTPAESAHKWTIFVDGASSTSGSGAGIILENEEGILIEVSLALAFPTSNNQAEYEAFLAGLRLAEDLGAKEVKISTDSQLVASQVRGEYQTKNDNLLGYLSLVKEKLDKFEKWEVQHIPREHNTRADVLSKLASTRKKGGNKSVIQEILSRPSIDKLPPPLEVNAIGDAHCWMTPIYNYLTRDELPADPKEATTVKRRACSLGEAKRAWVEELHSVLWAYRTTPHSTTGETPFRLTYGTEAVIPVEIRTPTRRTEEPLDEEMNDETLRAELDLVEEIRSEAALRETTLKQKIALRHDAKVIKREFQVGTLVLRRNQKNPREGKLAANWEGPYRVRDKTSNGAYYLENLQGEQLARPWNAEKLRQYYS; this is encoded by the exons ATGGCCGGAGAACAACATAGCGATCACGGCCGTCCCCTCGTCAACTACAATATGGACGACGGCCCGCCATCCCATGAAGCGGACGTTCGGGACGGTCATCCATCCACCCCGTCTCCAGAGCCCCAAAACAACGGAGATGCCTCTCACGCCCACAATTTAGGGGCAGAGACATTTCATCCCATTCCCGTTCCCGTTGAAGGAGACGCCGTAATGATTGCCATGGTGAATGCCCTCAATCAAGCCGGTTCTATGCTCCACCAGCAGCACGAACGAATCATGGCCCTCGAAGCCGAACGACAAGAAGCCCGGCCCCAGCCGGTGAGTAGGATACAACAACGTTCGGAGCCAACGAAGAAGCGAGGACGTCGCTCTCCCGAACCCTACGCCAGCAGGGCACGCGCCCGTCGTGACGGTGGTCGAGCGAGAACATCACCAAGGCGCGGGCACAGCCCCGACAACAACGAACTGTCTCCCTTAAGGAGCGACGAGGAAGATTTGCATTGCCCCCTATCTCGGGCAATAATGGAGGCCCTGCTCCCCAAAGGCATGGAGAAACCGCCAAACCTAGCTGTGTACGACGGGACTACAGATCCCGACGATCACGTCGACAACGTCAACGCGATGCTCGACTACCGCAATGACATAACCGGGCACCTCAAATGCCGACTGTTCTCAACGACCCTCAGGAAAGGGGCCATGGCCTGGTACAAAAGCTTGGCCCCTGAGTCCATTACGTCATGGAGAGTCATGAGGTCCATGTTCACCCGGCACTTTACAGCTTCCCGTCGTCACCCCAAGACTGAGGCGACCCTTGAAGCCATAGtgcagaagaagaatgaaacACTGCGCTCATACATCGAGCGATTCAACCAGGAAGCTGTCGAGGTAGATACCACCGAGCACATGAAGAAGTATCTCCTCGAGAGAGGTCTCTTACCCGGCAGTGAACTTAGCAGAGCCGTAGGGATCGAACCTCCCCGCACCTTAAACGAGCTCCTGCATAAAGCCCAGGCCTACATCAGATACGAGGAAAAGCAGGTGGCACACAATGCCCGCAGCGGACGTAACGCTGGGGAGACCGAGCACTCAAAACGCGAGGACACGAGCATTTCCCGTCGCAACGGAGACAAACGAAGAGAAGAAAGACCTCGCGAGCTCCGGGAAGGAAGAGGCCCCGCGGGCAGATATAGCGAGTACACCTTACTGACAGCTCCTCGAGAGCGTATCCTCGCAGAATGTATCAACTCTGAATTTAAGCAGGGCAGGGTCAGGTTCCCAAAACCGTCTGCACCAAAGCCCCACACCGACAAATCAAAGTACTGCCGGTTCCACAGAAGTCACGGGCACGTGACCGAAGACTGCGTCCACCTGAAAGATGCGATTGAAATTTTAATCCAGGAAGGGCACCTGAAGCAGTACACGAGGAAGAACGAAGCTCCCAGACACGACGAGCCAGAGAAGAAGAGACCCCGGGAAAACACACCCCCCGACAACTCTCCCTATCAAGTGGCCCTCTGCGTGTCACGACCGGAAGATTTCTTCCTCCCCGAACCATTGCCCGAGGGCAAGATCACTGCACTCAGCCCCTGGGAAGACTTCCCTACCACACTGGTGATATCAGGAGGAGGAACTAACGGGGAATCCGCGACCCTCTCCGTCAAACGTAAGTTCGACGAACTCCTACTGACTGCCCCCGAGCAGAAAGCGACATTGACAAAATACCGGGGAAAATCCAACCCAATATCCTTCTTCCTGGAGGAACTCCCGGGCGGATCCCCGAACTCGGCCATCCCACTATTGATAAGAGCAAAGATGGCCCGATTCGACGTACGACGCATCCTGGTCGACGAAGGCAGCTCAGTGGATATCATGTACGTCCACCTCTTCAAGACTCTGAAGCTAGACAAGACCAACTTAGCCCCCTACGTCGGATCAGATCTCCAAGGATTCAACGGAGCAACAACCAGACCGTGGGGATATGTTGAGCTCCTCGTCACCTTCGGCGAACAAGAAACGGCCAGGGAAGTCAAAATCCAATTCCTGGTCGTAGACTGTCCGTCTCTCTACAATTGCATCTTTGGACGCCCGACACTGGCCGAACTCACTGCGGTCCCATCCACCGTCCACCTGAAGATGAAATACTACACCAAATTGGGACGTGTGGTCACCATCCATGGTGACATCGAAGCAGCCCGACGATGCTACGACGCCGCAGTAAAAGGACAGGCCGTAGTCAGCACGAAGAGCAACTGCAACAACAAAAAACTCAAGACCGAGGATCTTGCCCGAGGAGTCAACGCCATCGACCTCGACTGTCGCATCGGGCTGGACGAGACCGAAGAGGGGAGGTTCCCCAAGGAACGCTCTCTCAAACACCCGGTCCGACCAATCCCCGACGGGGAGTTCGAACTCATTCCTCTTGGGGACGATCCGGAAAGGACGGTGAAGATAGGTAAGGGACTACCCGAGGAAACAAGAGAAGAGCTAGTAGCATGCCTCAAAGAGAACTCCGACCTCTTCGCGTGGAATGCCGCAGAAATGCCCGGGCTGGACCCCGAGATCGCGTGTCATAAGCTAGCTGTAGACCGGGCAGCCAAGCCCATAGCACAGCGTAGACGCAAGCAATCGCCCGAAAAGGCAGAGGCTGCCGAGCGAGCTGTAAAAGACCTCTTAGAGGCAAATTTTATTTCTGAAGCCCAGTACACAACCTGGCTCTCTAATGTAGTCCTCgttaagaaaaataatggaaaatggcgtatgtgtgttgattatactgATCTTAATAGGGCTTGCCCGAAAGATGCTTTCCCCCTCCCTAATATAGACTCGCTCGTTGACAACTCTGCAGGTTTTAAACTCTTGTCCTTCATGGACGCATATAGTGGATACAACCAGATCCCTATGTCGCCCGCAGACAAGAAACACACAGCGTTCATGACCCCAACGGGCAATTACTATTACAACGTGATGCCGTTCGGGCTCAAGAACGCTGGCGCTACATACCAACGCATGATGAACAAAGTCTTCAAAGACGAAATAGGGGACATGCTCGAAGTATACATGGACGACATGATCGTCAAATCACACGAGGAGATAACCCATGCTCGACACCTTACGAAGGTATTCGAGCAGGCGAGACGGTGTAAAATGAGGTTCAACCCCGAGAAATGCACGTTCGGAGTCCGGGCAGGCAAGTTCCTCGGTTTCTATCTCACCGAAAGAGGGATCGAGGCCAACCCCGACAAATGCCGGGCATTCTCGGAGTTTCCGACCCCGAAAACCAAAAAATCGATCCAGTCACTCAATGGAGTGCTCGCCTCACTCTCCCGTTTCATCGCCAAGTCCGCCCAGCACGCATTGCCATTCTTCAGACTCCTTCGCAAAGAGGCTACCTTCGACTGGACCGATGAATGCGAGCAAGCGCTACTCCATCTAAAGAAGGTTCTGTCCCAACCCCCGGTCTTATCACGGCCATCAGAAAAGGAAACCCTATACTTATACCTATCCGTGGCGACCGAGGCCGTCAGCGCCGTCCTAATAAGAGAAACCGACGAAGGACAAAAGCCCATCTATTTTACGAGTAAAGCACTCCAAGGTCCCGAGCTCCGATATCAGCAAATCGAAAAGGTCGCCCTGGCCCTCATCAACACAGCGAGGAGACTACGATATTACTTCCTCGCACACACGATAAAGGTGAGGACCGACCAGCCAATCAAACAGCTGCTCGGGCGCCCGGATATGGCCGGGAGGATGCTCAAGTGGTCACTAGAACTCTCCGAATTCGACATACAATACGAAGGTAGGAAAGCCTTGAAAGCTCAGGCGCTGGCCGACTTCGTCGCGGAGATGACCCACTGCCCGACTCCAGCAGAAAGCGCCCACAAATGGACGATCTTCGTCGATGGCGCCTCTAGCACATCAGGCAGCGGGGCCGGGATCATCCTCGAAAATGAAGAAGGGATCCTGATAGAGGTATCGTTAGCGCTTGCGTTCCCAACATCAAACAACCAAGCGGAATACGAAGCCTTCCTCGCAGGCCTGAGGTTAGCCGAGGACCTGGGAGCAAAAGAGGTAAAAATATCCACCGACTCCCAGCTCGTGGCCTCACAAGTGCGAGGAGAATACCAAACCAAGAACGACAACCTCCTCGGGTACTTGTCCCTCGTCAAAGAAAAACTTGATAAATTTGAAAAATGGGAAGTTCAACACATACCCCGCGAGCACAACACACGGGCAGACGTTCTCTCGAAACTAGCCAGCACGAGGAAAAAGGGTGGGAATAAATCAGTAATCCAAGAAATTCTCTCGCGGCCCAGCATCGACAAACTACCGCCTCCACTCGAGGTCAACGCTATTGGAGATGCCCATTGTTGGATGACACCCATCTACAATTACCTCACACGAGACGAACTCCCGGCTGACCCGAAAGAGGCGACCACTGTCAAACGACGCGCATGCTC ACTCGGCGAGGCAAAGAGGGCATGGGTCGAGGAGCTACATAGCGTCCTATGGGCCTACCGCACGACACCACATTCTACCACCGGGGAAACCCCGTTCCGACTAACTTACGGCACCGAGGCAGTCATCCCGGTGGAGATACGGA